One genomic region from Labeo rohita strain BAU-BD-2019 chromosome 7, IGBB_LRoh.1.0, whole genome shotgun sequence encodes:
- the tp53bp1 gene encoding TP53-binding protein 1 isoform X3, which yields MDPGESDLDSSFPQTENPCLIVEDSQPDSVALEDDPDTSYCALLARRLSNLQPTSQSPVLELISSPTKSRCLQSDSQTDKSDNTAHSDNLQSNLGSAATEHSQVFEVHSYPVSKRSDTEHMESEANSTTHCTETHEEMSQFGLLELSESQGVFEEDEQDGAPANQTDSQKPASQCELKSSERTSSNQDGNSTGSEVSSSCALKPQDGESRKLSIQAILHSQLTDSQEDEEDVLVSSQDDMFEKERNGTKADSSVSELDKEHLPTSTPAQSLRLLHLSGQGTLVQESLSQQSVDFVAATQDNLSQTPYIVPNSPTEKEQNYNEAAESPMDTSAPPEDLPPGREEEPMDMDPCPKPQPIASTPVSQNSPGFVLEKSLSVPSQPEFSHDVFVSTPSLEPRNNSQGTESSKKLPNQNNPSAIESGSAKQTSPEEQLKKPSSSGLQPSEVAECFQLELNSENSSFAQRTQLFIVEEDSQATQIVEEEGTVGVEKSNSSPKHHSQNASKNDMDPEPVTTSNSKSVSKVPDSTEKAEDCNPSQKLSQGVNANVGKQNITASPGPTPSQLSVGADCVSDTPNAPQTSKTTVADCSRASPSGDRPVPQQSLSQSVLTVSSQKNTEKEKESVSQSQRLSQPLTHSHSIVTASVRNAEEEERMDEGEIKSTVTGDDTGIKLGLSQSEVLSPEPMEEENGEEEKEKETSQGEPSRDEHSSSKEESFSVMVLEESQRISQEKVKDDGRSQPFVSSSQPVRGSVQDKREPTAKISVSQPVGSTEVSPLQLERTKSQSTQPSDAGQHKKNSDNAANRSLSDSSGELPFHFTLPKEGELIRPAVSATPPQISQLKKTPRHSTPIEMTSFSEPSEADVTRETTMAASEISVEESREGEEPAAVEQDGKLSLRMKLVTPVEEGSSGSEHFSLQKPPLTDEEGSVSKATTVAMDVTSPSVFSRVREAHRQVQVEDDEESSDPPLRQASQLFRSPNTNDSGLSPNCPKETAEGRASDRVTEAVFLHPGDTEANSEPLVSGLSSPAREQEAPSTSDKPRTPIRQRAVSQQTSVDISSTTSPPSKRAVSQQTSFDLSGPHNLSGRGEPSTPTRTHPGPSLRRHVRTIQEVRTTVTRIITDVYYEDGREVDRKVTHESEEPVVDRCVVDNDISPSRTGSSMTSGDLADVSSLSSKAPSHHSSSGTSSGGLGPIRMPDFLMPPSRGAKSGRRGGRQQQPRTHTVVVGSEVTDARGSEVTTQLSPRGRARRGRPPSRGPLSRGGRTGQRGGAHSQGASSSEEEHFAQRHVEAPGSPVEPSATSRSDSLNTTSPDNSAGSSSFVGLRVLAKWSSNSYFYSGSITRDLGENRFRLLFDDNQECEVQGKDILLCDPIPLETEVTALTEEEYFNIGVVKGHKTQGSEFLYSVEKDGQSNWYSRTSVILSMEQGSRLREQYGLGPYEPSTPQTMASDISLDNLVEGKRRRRGNSSGPGTPTRSSINSPRNPGPSGKRKLIGGTEEERTPPKRGRRGGGARVGQRIAACNTSGSGADLPPDPNDLVATHGPLPENTSLFMGFVFMLTASSENDRDSNHQPSDEDEEYVQRAPYNKHYTVRQLEAGGGMILLDFNEEQCKAAYQSLLIADQHCRTRKYLLCVAGGVPCVSQMWVRDCCQEKKLLNYRNYLLPAGLGPEGRIVECGY from the exons ATGGATCCTGGTGAGAGTGATCTTGATTCAAGTTTTCCTCAGACAGAAAACCCCTGCCTCATAGTTGAGGACTCCCAGCCTGACAGCGTGGCCTTGGAGGACGATCCTGACACCAGCTACTGTGCCCTTCTTGCCCGCCGCCTCTCCAACCTGCAGCCCACATCACAAAGCCCTGTGCTG GAGCTAATTTCCTCCCCTACTAAAAGTCGTTGTTTACAAAGTGACAGTCAGACTGATAAGAGTGACAACACAGCACACTCAG acaattTGCAGTCTAACCTGGGTTCAGCAGCTACAGAGCATAGTCAAGTTTTTGAAGTTCACTCTTATCCTGTTTCAAAAAG AAGTGATACAGAGCACATGGAGTCTGAGGCTAACTCCACCACACACTGTACAGAGACACATG AGGAGATGTCTCAGTTCGGCCTCTTGGAGCTGTCGGAGAGCCAGGGTGTTTTTGAGGAAGATGAGCAGGATGGAGCTCCTGCAAATCAAACAGACAGTCAGAAACCAGCCAGCCAAT GTGaattgaagagttcagaaagAACATCATCCAATCAAGATGGAAATTCTACAGG GTCCGAGGTCAGTTCAAGTTGTGCTTTGAAGCCTCAGGATGGGGAAAGCAGAAAACTCAGTATTCAGGCTATACTGCACTCTCAATTAACTGACAGTCAAGAAGATGAAGAAGATGTGCTTGTTTCCTCCCAGGATGACATGTTTGAAAAGGAGAGAAATG GCACGAAGGCAGACAGCAGTGTTTCAGAGCTTGACAAAGAACACCTGCCAACATCCACACCTGCACAGAGTCTTCGCTTGCTTCATCTGTCTGGACAGGGCACACTTGTGCAGGAGAGTCTTTCACA GCAATCTGTTGACTTTGTGGCTGCCACTCAGGACAATTTAAGCCAAACACCCTACATTGTCCCAAATTCACCCACAGAAAAAGAGCAGA ATTATAATGAAGCCGCTGAATCCCCAATGGACACATCAGCGCCTCCTGAGGACCTGCCACCAGGGAGAGAGGAGGAGCCAATGGACATGGACCCCTGTCCCAAACCACAACCCATAGCCTCCACTCCAGTGTCCCAGAATTCCCCTGGATTTGTTTTGGAGAAAAGCCTCTCAGTCCCCAGCCAGCCCGAATTCTCACAT GACGTGTTTGTTTCCACTCCAAGTCTTGAACCTAGGAACAATAGTCAAGGAACTGAGAGCTCAAAGAAGTTGCCTAACCAAAACAACCCATCAGCAATCGAGTCAGGATCGGCCAAGCAGACCAGCCCAGAAGAGCAGCTAAAAAAGCCTTCTAGCAGTGGCTTACAGCCCTCTGAGGTGGCTGAGTGCTTTCAGTTGGAGCTCAACAGTGAAAACAGCAGCTTTGCTCAGAGGACACAGTTGTTCATTGTGGAGGAGGACAGCCAAGCCACACAGATCGTGGAAGAGGAAGGAACCGTTGGTGTGGAGAAGAGTAACTCAAGCCCTAAACACCATTCCCAAAATGCAAGCAAGAATGATATGGACCCTGAGCCTGTTACAacatcaaattcaaaaagtgtttccAAGGTACCTGACTCAACTGAAAAAGCAGAAGACTGTAATCCCTCTCAAAAGCTATCACAGGGTGTTAATGCTAATGTAGGAAAACAGAATATAACCGCTTCTCCAGGTCCGACTCCGTCCCAGCTTTCTGTCGGTGCAGACTGTGTTTCAGACACTCCTAATGCACCACAAACAAGCAAAACCACAGTCGCTGACTGTTCACGAGCCTCACCATCAGGTGACAGACCTGTTCCCCAACAGTCTCTGTCTCAGTCAGTCTTAACTGTGTCATCCCAAAAGAACACAGAGAAGGAAAAAGAAAGTGTTAGCCAAAGCCAGAGACTCAGTCAGCCCTTGACACACAGCCACAGTATTGTTACAGCCAGTGTTAGAAATGCCGAAGAGGAGGAGCGGATGGATGAAGGTGAGATTAAGAGTACAGTGACTGGTGATGACACCGGGATCAAGCTGGGTTTGTCTCAGAGCGAGGTGCTTTCTCCAGAACCAATGGAGGAGGAGAACGGAGAAGAGGAGAAGGAGAAGGAAACATCCCAAGGTGAACCCAGCAGAGATGAGCACTCCTCCAGCAAAGAGGAGAGCTTCAGTGTCATGGTGCTAGAAGAAAGCCAGAGGATCTCTCAAGAGAAAGTGAAGGATGATGGGAGGTCACAGCCGTTCGTAAGCTCCTCACAACCTGTAAGGGGCTCCGTGCAGGACAAACGTGAGCCCACGGCAAAGATCTCAGTGTCTCAGCCGGTGGGATCAACTGAGGTCTCACCTTTACAGCTTGAAAGAACTAAGTCCCAGAGCACACAGCCTAGTGATGCAGGACAGCACAAAAAAAACTCGGACAATGCGGCCAACAGAAGTCTGAGCGACAGCTCTGGAG AGCTTCCGTTTCACTTTACATTGCCCAAAGAGGGCGAGCTGATCCGCCCAGCAGTGAGTGCGACTCCTCCACAGATTAGTCAGCTGAAAAAGACACCAAGGCACAGCACTCCTATTG AGATGACCTCGTTCTCAGAGCCATCAGAGGCCGATGTTACCAGGGAGACAACTATGGCGGCCAGTGAGATTTCGGTAGAGGAGAGCAGAGAAGGCGAAGAGCCAGCCGCAGTGGAGCAAGATGGGAAACTGAGTCTCAGGATGAAACTGGTGACCCCGGTGGAGGAGGGCAGCTCGGGCTCAGAACATTTCAGCCTGCAGA AACCACCATTAACAGATGAGGAAGGATCTGTCTCCAAGGCTACCACTGTTGCCATGGATGTAACCAG TCCTTCTGTGTTCAGTCGTGTTCGGGAGGCCCACAGGCAGGTCCAGGTGGAGGATGATGAAGAATCCAGTGATCCTCCGCTCAG GCAAGCAAGCCAGCTATTTAGGTCCCCCAACACTAATGACTCTGGACTGTCTCCCAACTGCCCAAAAGAAACCGCAGAGGGCAGAGCCTCAGATCGAGTCACTGAAGCTGTATTTCTGCATCCTGGTGATACAGAAGCAAACTCTGAACCTCTGGTCAGTGGCCTGTCCTCCCCTGCCAGAGAACAAGAAGCTCCCAGCACTTCTGACAAACCTCGAACACCTATCCGACAGAGAGCCGTGTCACAGCAAACTAGTGTGGATATCAGCTCGACCACCAGCCCACCTAGCAAA AGAGCTGTGTCTCAGCAGACTAGTTTTGACCTGTCTGGACCACATAACCTGTCTGGAAgg GGAGAACCAAGCACACCAACCAGAACCCATCCAGGCCCATCATTGCGCAGACATGTTCGCACCATCCAGGAAGTCCGAACAACGGTCACTCGCATCATTACTGATGTCTACTATGAAGATGGCAGAGAGGTTGACCGTAAGGTTACCCAT GAGTCAGAGGAACCTGTGGTGGATCGCTGCGTCGTAGACAATGACATCTCCCCGTCCCGCACAGGAAGCTCCATGACATCAGGAGACCTGGCTGACGTCAGTTCGCTCTCCTCGAAGGCCCCATCACATCACAGCTCCAGTGGGACAAGCAGTGGGGGCCTGGGCCCCATCAGAATGCCTGATTTCCTCATGCCTCCCAGCCGAGGGGCCAAATCTGGCCG GCGGGGGGGACGGCAGCAGCAGCCGAGGACTCACACTGTGGTGGTGGGGTCAGAGGTGACGGATGCACGGGGGTCTGAGGTCACCACCCAGTTGAGCCCCCGTGGCCGTGCCCGGCGAGGAAGGCCTCCTTCCCGCGGCCCACTGTCCAG AGGTGGCAGGACAGGACAGAGAGGTGGTGCCCACAGCCAGGGTGCATCATCCTCAGAAGAGGAGCATTTTGCCCAAAGGCATGTTGAAGCACCAGGCAGCCCAGTAGAGCCCAGTGCTACAAGCCGCTCTGACTCTCTCAACACCACCTCTCCGGATAACAGCGCTGGCTCCAGCAGTTTTGTTGGGTTGCGTGTTCTAGCCAAGTGGTCATCCAActcatatttttattctggGAGTATCACTCGAGACCTGGGAGAGAACCGTTTCCGCCTTTTATTCGATGACAACCAGGAGTGTGAAGTACAAGGAAAAGACATCTTGCTCTGTGATCCCATTCCTCTAGAGACGGAAGTCACTGCCTTGACCGAGGAGGAGTACTTTAATATAG GTGTGGTGAAGGGTCATAAGACTCAAGGCTCTGAGTTCCTTTACTCTGTGGAGAAAGATGGTCAAAGTAATTGGTACAGCAGAACGTCTGTGATTCTCAGCATGGAGCAGGGTAGCCGCCTGAGGGAACAGTATGGACTGGGACCCTACGAACCATCTACACCCCAAACCATGGCCTCTGATATCAGCCTTG ATAACCTGGTAGAAGGAAAGCGGAGACGCAGAGGGAACTCTAGTGGACCAGGGACCCCTACACGCAGCTCCATCAACAGCCCGAGAAACCCAGGGCCTTCTGGGAAGCGAAAGCTCATCGGCGGCACAGAGGAAGAAAGGACTCCTCCAAAGAGAGGACGCAGGGGGGGAGGGGCCAGAGTGG GACAGCGTATCGCTGCTTGTAACACATCTGGGAGTGGCGCAGACCTGCCCCCTGACCCTAATGACCTGGTGGCAACACATGGACCCCTGCCGGAAAACACCTCTCTCTTTATGGGGTTTGTCTTCATGCTGACGGCATCCTCTGAAAACGACAGAGACTCCAACCACCAGCCCAGTGATGAGGATGAAG AATATGTTCAGAGAGCGCCATACAACAAACACTATACAGTGAGACAGCTGGAGGCAGGAGGAGGAATGATCCTGCTTGACTTTAATGAAGAACAG TGTAAAGCAGCCTATCAGAGCTTGCTGATTGCCGACCAGCACTGCCGGACCAGGAAGTACCTGCTGTGTGTGGCAGGTGGAGTTCCCTGCGTGTCTCAGATGTGGGTGAGAGACTGCTGCCAGGAGAAGAAGCTGCTCAACTACAGGAACTACCTACTTCCTGCTGGTCTGGGTCCAGAGGGACGCATTGTGGAGTG